Proteins encoded in a region of the Pyxidicoccus trucidator genome:
- a CDS encoding tetratricopeptide repeat protein translates to MRPLPCLVLIASLACACTAPQTPAPEPDTAPATEPRYVVGLLPLRPVTPEAATEAKAQEARLLASLQELLRNVPMDVVHPTVAAPASVDEARVRTAEAKVNALVWGEVSQENGKLTVKLSSFESTVGAPSSFWPMEYTLGDAKTGELLELDALRLAQALLQESLLPMMMRNQPVNVRATLEALVSKRPKDWVEWNKDIIERRWGMLGRLTRDGALTEKGYRGALADVAAWRANHDATPSTNAKEAFYSVGLARGFLLHGKPQAAVELLTPIVKRMPEDVESRLVLARAYLAMGDTVQPMVLLQSLVDEGRNPAAARMYVAAVAATYSGAELASRVMDRLVEKNPDDTMAWLLRYLTVPGAARVAELKAFTASHASADWPLPVARYLTGELDEQSLWAATKDEDSHTERIRRIQVHYYLGEAARAGRQPGHEGSPSARDAKRHFEAAIATHAFHHPTYDLADFQLEQLRRGLVADRH, encoded by the coding sequence ATGCGCCCCCTCCCCTGCCTCGTCCTCATCGCGAGCCTCGCCTGCGCCTGCACCGCGCCCCAGACGCCAGCCCCCGAGCCCGATACCGCTCCCGCCACCGAGCCCCGCTATGTCGTGGGCCTGCTCCCGCTGCGTCCGGTGACCCCGGAAGCCGCCACTGAGGCGAAGGCCCAGGAAGCGCGACTCCTCGCTTCGCTCCAGGAGCTCCTTCGCAACGTGCCCATGGACGTGGTGCACCCCACCGTGGCGGCGCCCGCCAGCGTCGATGAGGCTCGGGTGCGCACGGCCGAGGCGAAGGTGAACGCCCTGGTCTGGGGAGAGGTGTCACAGGAGAACGGCAAGCTCACCGTGAAGCTGAGCAGCTTCGAGTCGACGGTGGGAGCGCCGTCGAGCTTCTGGCCCATGGAGTACACGCTGGGAGACGCAAAGACTGGCGAGCTGCTCGAGCTGGACGCACTGCGCCTCGCGCAGGCGCTGCTCCAGGAGTCCCTGCTGCCGATGATGATGCGCAACCAGCCGGTGAACGTGCGCGCGACGCTGGAGGCGCTGGTGTCGAAGCGCCCAAAGGACTGGGTGGAGTGGAACAAGGACATCATCGAGCGGCGCTGGGGCATGCTGGGGCGCCTCACGCGCGACGGAGCCCTGACGGAGAAGGGCTACCGGGGCGCGCTGGCGGACGTGGCCGCCTGGCGAGCGAACCACGACGCGACGCCAAGCACCAACGCCAAGGAGGCCTTCTACAGCGTGGGCCTCGCGCGAGGCTTCCTCCTGCACGGGAAGCCGCAAGCCGCGGTGGAATTGCTGACTCCCATCGTCAAGCGCATGCCCGAAGACGTCGAGTCCCGGCTGGTGCTCGCCCGTGCGTACCTGGCGATGGGAGACACGGTGCAGCCGATGGTGCTGTTGCAGTCGCTGGTGGATGAGGGAAGGAACCCGGCGGCCGCGAGGATGTATGTGGCGGCGGTGGCGGCGACGTACAGCGGCGCGGAGCTGGCGAGCAGGGTGATGGACCGGCTGGTGGAGAAGAACCCCGACGACACCATGGCCTGGCTGCTGCGTTACCTCACCGTGCCGGGAGCCGCACGGGTGGCGGAGCTGAAGGCCTTCACGGCGTCGCACGCCTCGGCGGACTGGCCGCTGCCGGTGGCGCGCTATCTCACGGGCGAGCTGGACGAGCAGTCACTGTGGGCTGCGACGAAGGACGAGGACTCGCACACGGAGCGCATCCGCCGCATCCAGGTGCACTACTACCTGGGCGAGGCCGCGCGAGCGGGGCGCCAGCCAGGACACGAGGGCTCACCGAGCGCGAGAGACGCCAAGCGCCACTTCGAGGCCGCCATCGCCACCCACGCCTTCCACCACCCGACGTACGACCTGGCGGACTTCCAGCTCGAACAGCTCCGGAGAGGA
- a CDS encoding pyridoxamine 5'-phosphate oxidase family protein codes for MEQTRENTTKPAQGAAPGDRQEFETLLKDYDVALLTTRGADGHFHTRPMALSKKSKSGSEIWFATWVDTQKVQDLETDPHCSLAFHSTENSSTYLSVSGTVEIIRDRNVIHALWEADWKPWFPKGPDEGDIALLRFVPEHAEYVHPVGGKLKVLFSTAKALVTKQRPEPAQKKELDLHH; via the coding sequence ATGGAACAGACACGCGAGAACACGACGAAGCCGGCGCAGGGCGCCGCTCCAGGTGACCGCCAGGAGTTCGAGACGCTGCTGAAGGACTACGACGTGGCGCTCCTCACCACGCGCGGCGCCGACGGGCACTTCCACACGCGGCCCATGGCCCTGTCCAAGAAGAGCAAGTCGGGCTCCGAAATCTGGTTCGCCACCTGGGTGGACACCCAGAAGGTGCAGGACCTGGAGACGGACCCGCACTGCTCGCTCGCCTTCCATTCGACCGAGAACAGCTCCACGTACCTCTCCGTGTCGGGCACCGTGGAAATCATCCGTGACCGGAACGTCATCCACGCCTTGTGGGAGGCGGACTGGAAGCCGTGGTTCCCCAAGGGACCGGATGAGGGCGACATCGCCCTGTTGCGCTTCGTCCCCGAGCATGCCGAGTACGTCCACCCCGTCGGTGGCAAGCTCAAGGTCCTCTTCAGCACCGCCAAGGCCCTGGTGACGAAGCAGCGCCCCGAGCCCGCGCAGAAGAAGGAGCTGGACCTGCATCACTGA
- a CDS encoding ROK family protein: protein MSRSPQGWDARRYVPEGVTPLEVWNLPVLGHELWELLGAERVEADRRAGIPESMLAFHLLPVLAGALAELLPRHDVDAVWLSGGLACLEGFESLMEQAASVLSCPVYVGEDPRFAPVRAGLRLLEPLQPTSPVAFDVGQTSIKCASPGAVKLFERDTTALPLRLIGMPRPEDGHHVPAAVRFIAGALRTFMEQEGSSRSDALCLALPCPLDGTLIPGGCTYGWEGHAPLVTDLLHAAGLTGPGSGGTVLVLNDAELAAEAARRDARLADRRRVLCLTLGFGPGGALLVRD from the coding sequence ATGAGCCGGAGCCCGCAAGGCTGGGATGCCCGGCGCTACGTGCCCGAGGGTGTGACTCCGTTGGAGGTATGGAACCTCCCGGTGCTCGGACACGAGCTGTGGGAGCTGCTCGGCGCCGAGCGGGTGGAGGCGGACCGACGCGCGGGAATCCCCGAGTCCATGCTCGCCTTCCACCTGCTCCCCGTGCTCGCGGGAGCCCTGGCGGAGCTGCTGCCCCGGCACGACGTGGACGCGGTGTGGCTCAGCGGTGGACTGGCCTGTCTCGAAGGCTTCGAGTCCCTGATGGAGCAGGCCGCCTCCGTGCTCTCGTGCCCCGTGTACGTCGGGGAGGACCCGCGCTTCGCCCCGGTGCGCGCGGGCCTGCGGCTGTTGGAGCCACTCCAGCCTACGAGTCCCGTGGCATTCGACGTGGGGCAGACCAGCATCAAGTGCGCGAGTCCCGGGGCCGTGAAGCTCTTCGAGCGGGACACCACCGCGCTGCCGCTCCGCCTCATCGGCATGCCGCGCCCGGAGGACGGACACCACGTGCCCGCGGCGGTGCGCTTCATCGCCGGGGCCCTGCGGACCTTCATGGAGCAGGAAGGGAGCAGCCGTTCAGACGCGCTGTGCCTCGCGCTGCCCTGCCCCCTGGACGGAACGCTCATTCCCGGAGGCTGCACCTACGGCTGGGAGGGGCACGCCCCCCTGGTGACGGACCTGCTCCACGCCGCCGGGCTCACGGGCCCGGGCAGCGGCGGCACGGTGCTGGTGCTCAACGACGCGGAGCTGGCCGCGGAGGCCGCGCGAAGGGATGCGCGGCTCGCGGACCGGAGGCGCGTGCTGTGCCTCACGCTCGGGTTCGGCCCGGGGGGCGCGCTGCTCGTGCGCGACTGA
- a CDS encoding glycosyltransferase gives MSRILIATSPEKGHLNPMIGVAQWLRRLGHTVGWLCIPEPAPQLARLGVEVLHLPRPEAPAPTIETSGEALARLVLDEAALGKWIRGLLIDAVPALLEPVRQVVRDFRPDLMALDGMQYAAVLAAHEARIPWAGVSSALSLLEPMSDYGLRRNVRALALERQALFARHGLDASFRNCECLSPRLNIIFATEAFLGPDAGLPPATHLVGPSAPLTERGDEVDFPWERLGTKPVVYVSFGSQISWQPELFRTITEAAAPLGVTVVLSAGELADTDYSRALPGDVVAVPYVPQRQLLTRAAAFVSHGGANSVMEAMTAGVPMLLLPVCNDQPIQAHFLTKAGAGLVLEPRTLTVEDCRTALRKLLEPGTPLRQKVAAITDSYQAHDGAKEAAEHIAGLAA, from the coding sequence ATGTCCCGAATCCTGATTGCCACCTCGCCCGAGAAGGGCCACCTCAACCCGATGATTGGCGTGGCCCAGTGGCTGCGCCGGCTGGGGCACACCGTGGGCTGGCTGTGCATCCCCGAGCCCGCGCCCCAGCTCGCCCGGCTCGGCGTGGAGGTCCTCCACCTGCCCCGGCCCGAGGCCCCTGCCCCCACTATCGAGACGAGCGGCGAGGCCCTGGCGCGCCTCGTCCTCGACGAGGCGGCGCTGGGGAAGTGGATTCGCGGCCTGCTCATCGACGCGGTGCCGGCGCTGCTCGAACCGGTGCGGCAGGTGGTGCGCGACTTCCGCCCGGACCTCATGGCGCTGGACGGCATGCAGTACGCCGCCGTGCTCGCCGCGCACGAGGCGCGCATCCCCTGGGCGGGCGTGTCCTCGGCCCTCTCGCTGCTGGAGCCGATGAGCGACTACGGCCTGCGCCGCAACGTGCGCGCGCTGGCTCTGGAGCGACAGGCCCTGTTCGCCCGTCACGGCCTCGACGCGAGCTTCCGCAACTGCGAGTGCCTCTCGCCGCGCCTCAACATCATCTTCGCCACCGAGGCGTTCCTGGGTCCCGACGCTGGGCTGCCGCCGGCCACGCACCTCGTCGGGCCGTCGGCGCCGCTCACCGAGCGAGGAGACGAGGTGGACTTCCCCTGGGAGCGCCTGGGCACGAAGCCCGTGGTCTACGTGTCCTTCGGCAGCCAGATTTCCTGGCAGCCCGAGCTGTTCCGCACCATCACCGAGGCCGCCGCCCCGCTGGGTGTCACGGTGGTGCTCAGCGCGGGAGAACTGGCCGACACGGACTACTCTCGCGCGCTGCCCGGGGACGTGGTCGCGGTGCCGTACGTGCCGCAGCGGCAGCTCCTGACGCGGGCTGCGGCGTTCGTCTCACACGGAGGAGCGAACTCGGTGATGGAGGCGATGACGGCGGGCGTGCCGATGCTGCTGTTGCCCGTGTGCAACGACCAGCCCATCCAGGCGCACTTCCTCACGAAGGCGGGCGCGGGGCTCGTGCTGGAGCCGCGCACGCTCACGGTGGAGGACTGCCGCACCGCGCTCCGCAAGCTCCTGGAGCCGGGCACGCCGCTGCGCCAGAAGGTGGCAGCCATCACCGATTCCTACCAGGCGCACGACGGAGCGAAAGAAGCCGCCGAGCACATCGCCGGGCTCGCGGCATGA
- a CDS encoding asparagine synthase C-terminal domain-containing protein: MSPAPGGPLATLPHYQPRDAASPERTEASVWWLDPGGLAPWAVAALLRHALLPRESLFRDVDRVLVTLPQVMRGAEEDRLAERLLSALAGTVGAYVASGARDVSLSGGVDSAALCALAAHEATGQVRAWTMDVHFADAVERHNARTMARVAGVELVDVPVPDAVLPDLFEAAVLSNETPLINARAVASFAFYAEARRHGASVMLSGAGADEVLLGNPEALAGARARVEEDRRLAHEVLRTSQVANQDAGNGTREPAVEHRRAASKASPSSTVGNLGTRATEDAPWALSPDEGRSEELRYAAWVLRELVLPPELRGARAHGLTVYTPYLDPGFANLALALPRSVLVRDGAGKWLFRHAVRALVPDEVRLARKTPRYAHTALSSPVRDRWLELYRAWLSPSRLEPLEVINPTAVLALLDRYTRLPPDAPEASGMDRLLMRLVSLAMLHARCRSRPPCPES, encoded by the coding sequence GTGTCCCCTGCTCCTGGCGGCCCGCTCGCCACCCTGCCCCACTACCAGCCTCGGGACGCGGCTTCACCGGAGCGCACCGAGGCCTCGGTGTGGTGGCTCGACCCGGGGGGGCTGGCGCCGTGGGCCGTGGCCGCGCTCCTGCGGCATGCGCTGCTCCCGAGGGAGAGCCTGTTCAGGGACGTGGACCGGGTGTTGGTGACGCTGCCTCAGGTGATGCGTGGGGCGGAGGAGGACCGGCTCGCGGAGCGGCTCCTCTCCGCGCTTGCTGGCACCGTGGGCGCCTACGTCGCATCCGGGGCACGTGATGTGAGCCTCAGTGGCGGCGTGGACAGTGCCGCGCTGTGCGCCCTCGCTGCGCACGAGGCAACCGGGCAGGTGCGCGCGTGGACCATGGATGTCCACTTCGCCGACGCCGTGGAACGGCACAACGCGAGGACGATGGCGCGCGTGGCCGGTGTGGAGCTGGTCGACGTGCCTGTTCCCGACGCCGTGCTCCCAGACTTGTTCGAGGCAGCGGTCCTCAGCAACGAGACTCCGCTCATCAATGCCCGGGCCGTGGCGAGCTTCGCCTTCTATGCGGAGGCCCGCCGACACGGGGCCTCGGTGATGCTGAGTGGCGCTGGCGCGGATGAAGTGCTCCTGGGCAACCCGGAAGCGCTCGCCGGAGCACGGGCCCGAGTGGAGGAAGACAGGCGCCTCGCCCACGAAGTGCTGCGTACGTCCCAGGTCGCCAACCAGGACGCGGGCAACGGCACACGGGAGCCCGCCGTGGAGCACCGGCGCGCGGCAAGCAAGGCATCACCGTCGTCCACTGTGGGCAACTTGGGGACGCGTGCGACGGAGGACGCGCCCTGGGCGCTCAGTCCCGATGAGGGCCGCTCCGAGGAGCTTCGCTACGCGGCCTGGGTCCTACGGGAGCTTGTCCTTCCGCCCGAGCTCCGAGGCGCACGGGCCCACGGCCTCACCGTGTACACGCCCTATCTCGACCCGGGCTTCGCGAACCTGGCGCTGGCGCTTCCCAGGTCCGTGCTCGTGCGCGACGGTGCCGGCAAGTGGCTCTTCCGTCACGCCGTGCGCGCGCTCGTCCCCGACGAGGTCCGTCTCGCGCGCAAGACGCCGCGCTACGCGCACACCGCGCTATCCAGCCCCGTGCGCGACCGCTGGCTGGAGCTCTACCGCGCCTGGCTCTCGCCCTCGCGACTGGAGCCCCTGGAGGTCATCAACCCCACCGCCGTGCTCGCACTGCTGGACCGCTACACCCGTCTACCCCCCGACGCTCCCGAGGCCAGTGGGATGGACCGGCTGTTGATGCGGCTCGTCTCCCTCGCCATGCTGCACGCGCGCTGCCGCTCCCGCCCGCCATGTCCCGAATCCTGA
- a CDS encoding radical SAM protein yields the protein MRYELHDGRILTWSLESHVTTHCNLRCVQCCPLSPHLPTWAVAPTALEADLRSLARVLHPNIFKLTGGEPFLHPDLPAVLDAVRASGISEQVSITTNGFLAQSAPDAVYERLDRMTLSVYSSAPLPERSITRITERCEQHGVHLSVKSIDAFQQLTPDTPHISDATVRAVYERCWLKVRCHLVHAGRFYACTRPPHVATVLGSRYPEMPALGDVDGVPLDTPDLLERMLGYLENDTPLATCRYCLGASGEWQPHAQLPRARV from the coding sequence GTGCGCTACGAGCTCCACGACGGCCGCATCCTCACCTGGTCCCTGGAGTCGCACGTCACCACGCACTGCAACCTGCGCTGCGTGCAGTGCTGCCCGCTCTCGCCCCACCTGCCCACGTGGGCGGTGGCTCCCACCGCCCTCGAAGCGGACCTGCGCAGCCTGGCTCGCGTCCTCCACCCCAACATCTTCAAGCTCACCGGCGGCGAGCCCTTCCTCCATCCCGACCTGCCCGCCGTCCTCGACGCCGTGCGCGCCTCCGGCATCTCCGAGCAGGTCTCCATCACCACCAACGGCTTCCTCGCCCAGAGCGCCCCCGATGCCGTCTACGAGCGGTTGGACCGGATGACCCTGTCCGTCTACTCCTCCGCGCCGCTCCCGGAGCGCTCCATCACCCGCATCACCGAGCGCTGCGAGCAGCACGGCGTCCACCTCTCGGTGAAGTCCATCGACGCCTTCCAGCAGCTCACCCCCGACACGCCCCACATCTCCGACGCCACCGTGCGCGCCGTGTACGAGCGCTGCTGGCTCAAGGTCCGCTGCCACCTGGTCCACGCCGGCCGCTTCTACGCGTGCACCCGCCCACCCCACGTGGCCACCGTGCTCGGCTCCCGGTACCCGGAGATGCCCGCGCTGGGGGACGTGGACGGCGTGCCCCTCGACACGCCGGACCTGCTGGAGCGGATGCTCGGCTACCTCGAGAACGACACGCCGCTGGCCACCTGCCGCTACTGCCTGGGCGCCAGCGGCGAGTGGCAGCCCCACGCACAGCTCCCGCGCGCTCGCGTCTGA
- a CDS encoding ATP-binding protein — protein MSPDSHPRPGPASVSAPSQAADLSETAVQSESPARRLLASAPGRYAVAVLSFLVALALQRFLWPYIAASPFVLFFAAVMLSGWWGGWGPGLTTVGLSLVATTWLFLPPHHSFRLSMGNTLALGLYTLVSVLMTKLNVRLRRANLERAALLERERRARSAAETERARLHAIFMDAPAHIVFTRGPDHVYTFSNTMNDALVGHRAIVGRAIRESVAEADEQGLIAMMDSVYATGEPFIGHALPVKFTQADGETRETFLNLIYQPTRDEEGRIEGLAGFGFDVTDLVRARQRAEALATELRQTEARARVLAESSAVLAASLDYEATLSNAARLVVPTLADWCLVDLAGPDGRFRRMEVAHARPEDAALAKEVQRFQLLPEGNRHHPPTEALLRGEPLLVEDFPPERIRESAHNEEHARVMLAAGIVSLIAVPLVARERMLGVLTFFTSYSGRRYTQADLSFGRELAHRAALSMENARLYREAQEAIRLRDEFLSIASHELKTPLTPLSLKLQALARELTRHPEAIPRRAVESYVEVGTRQVQKLAELVGDLLDVSRITSGRLSLELEDVDLGPLVREVLARYEPHAARTGATLHFTGVEAGLTGRWDRLRLEQVVTNLVDNAVKYGGGRPIQVRLESTGSGARLTVRDEGIGIEPEYLPRIFGRFERAVSERHYGGLGLGLYITRTLVEALGGTVRVESEPGRGSTFTVELPADPGPAVAGTGPR, from the coding sequence GTGTCCCCCGACTCGCATCCCCGGCCAGGGCCTGCGTCCGTCAGCGCCCCCTCCCAGGCGGCTGACCTCTCCGAGACCGCCGTCCAGTCCGAGAGCCCGGCGCGGCGCCTGCTGGCCTCGGCCCCGGGCCGCTATGCCGTGGCGGTCCTGTCCTTCCTGGTGGCGCTGGCCCTCCAGCGGTTCTTGTGGCCGTACATCGCAGCCAGCCCGTTCGTCCTCTTCTTCGCCGCCGTCATGCTCTCTGGCTGGTGGGGCGGCTGGGGGCCGGGCCTCACCACCGTGGGGCTGTCCCTCGTCGCGACGACCTGGCTGTTCCTGCCGCCGCACCACTCCTTCCGGCTCTCGATGGGAAACACGCTCGCGCTCGGCCTCTACACCCTCGTGTCGGTGCTGATGACGAAGCTGAACGTGAGGCTCCGGCGGGCCAACCTGGAGCGCGCGGCACTGCTGGAGCGGGAGCGCAGGGCCCGGAGCGCGGCGGAGACGGAGCGGGCCCGGCTCCACGCCATCTTCATGGACGCACCGGCGCACATCGTCTTCACGCGCGGCCCGGACCACGTCTACACCTTCTCCAACACCATGAACGATGCGCTGGTGGGCCACCGGGCCATCGTTGGCAGGGCCATCCGCGAGTCGGTGGCGGAGGCGGACGAGCAGGGCCTCATCGCCATGATGGACTCCGTCTACGCCACCGGAGAGCCCTTCATCGGCCATGCGCTGCCGGTGAAGTTCACCCAGGCCGACGGCGAGACGCGGGAGACCTTCCTCAACCTCATCTACCAGCCCACGCGGGACGAAGAGGGCCGCATCGAGGGCCTCGCGGGCTTCGGCTTCGACGTGACGGACCTGGTGCGGGCCCGCCAGCGGGCCGAGGCCCTGGCCACCGAGCTGCGGCAGACCGAGGCCCGGGCGCGCGTGCTCGCCGAGTCCAGCGCCGTGCTGGCCGCGTCCCTGGACTACGAGGCCACCCTGAGCAACGCGGCGAGGCTGGTGGTGCCCACGCTCGCGGACTGGTGCCTCGTCGACCTGGCGGGGCCGGACGGGAGGTTCCGGCGGATGGAGGTGGCCCACGCGCGCCCGGAGGACGCCGCCCTGGCGAAAGAAGTTCAGCGCTTCCAGCTCCTGCCCGAGGGCAACCGCCACCATCCCCCCACGGAGGCCCTCCTGCGCGGGGAGCCCCTCCTCGTCGAGGACTTCCCTCCCGAGCGCATCCGCGAGAGCGCGCACAACGAGGAGCATGCCCGGGTGATGCTGGCCGCCGGCATTGTCTCGCTCATCGCGGTGCCGCTGGTGGCGCGGGAACGGATGCTGGGAGTGCTCACCTTCTTCACCTCCTACTCCGGCCGGCGCTACACGCAGGCGGACCTGTCCTTCGGCCGCGAGCTGGCGCACCGGGCGGCGCTCTCCATGGAGAATGCGCGCCTCTATCGCGAGGCCCAGGAGGCCATCCGCCTGCGCGACGAGTTCCTATCCATCGCCAGCCACGAGCTGAAGACGCCGCTCACTCCGCTGAGCCTGAAGCTGCAGGCACTCGCGAGGGAGCTGACCCGCCACCCCGAGGCCATTCCCCGGCGTGCGGTGGAAAGCTACGTGGAGGTGGGCACGCGCCAGGTGCAGAAGCTGGCGGAGCTGGTGGGCGACCTGCTGGACGTGTCGCGCATCACCTCGGGCCGGCTCTCGCTGGAGCTGGAGGACGTGGACCTGGGCCCGCTCGTGCGCGAGGTGCTGGCGCGGTACGAGCCACACGCGGCCCGGACCGGCGCCACGCTCCACTTCACAGGCGTCGAGGCGGGCCTCACCGGCCGGTGGGACCGTCTGCGGCTGGAGCAGGTCGTCACCAACCTCGTCGACAACGCCGTGAAGTACGGCGGGGGCAGGCCCATCCAGGTGCGCCTGGAATCGACCGGGAGCGGTGCCCGGCTGACGGTGCGGGACGAGGGCATCGGCATCGAGCCGGAGTACCTGCCGCGCATCTTCGGCCGCTTCGAGCGCGCCGTGTCGGAGCGCCACTACGGGGGCCTGGGGCTGGGCCTCTACATCACCCGCACGCTGGTGGAGGCCCTGGGCGGAACGGTGCGCGTGGAGAGCGAGCCGGGCCGGGGCTCCACCTTCACGGTGGAGCTGCCAGCGGACCCCGGCCCGGCCGTGGCTGGCACGGGCCCGCGCTAG
- a CDS encoding coenzyme synthetase has translation MARVTAALSADLRVAPRAHIRRDTETQRPHIPWADSIADGLAALASLADEAEARAVLDARLEGLRGALLASPYYVRRLQEAGLHPGDLQRLEDLGHFPALERTTLARHWDAVPTLPAESAECVVVKSSGSTGDPVRVVRDRRDCLHMWAVLRFLVARAGAVLPPRPRVVLLDALPGGLEYSVRLPIFHDGALHRLSVLRGDARERLCRVRPAVLFSDPEGLRWLAEQRDVPTPRLVLTSAQHLPAGLRATLARTVPAPVLNYYATTETGPLAWECLRDDAPGRFHVFAPDVWLEPGRDEVVVTRLRPGVLPLLRYLPGDAGTVRRDACACGFHGWTLEDFGGRGACHFLTPAGRSVDAWSLAWVFKHHALRAFRLTQVERSRFTLELAGADAADVGPLCERLTAALRNLGWTEPRLEVRHLEPASLVTGTKPQPFRAAPLPG, from the coding sequence ATGGCGCGAGTGACAGCAGCCCTTTCCGCCGACCTGCGAGTCGCTCCCCGGGCCCACATCCGCCGGGACACGGAGACCCAGCGCCCCCACATCCCCTGGGCCGACTCCATCGCGGACGGCCTGGCGGCCCTCGCCTCTCTCGCGGACGAGGCCGAGGCCCGCGCTGTGCTCGACGCCCGCCTGGAAGGGCTGCGCGGCGCGCTGCTGGCCTCTCCTTATTATGTCCGGCGACTCCAGGAGGCGGGGCTCCACCCGGGGGACCTCCAGCGGCTGGAGGACCTGGGCCACTTCCCCGCCCTGGAGCGCACGACGCTGGCGCGGCACTGGGACGCGGTGCCCACGCTGCCCGCCGAGAGCGCCGAGTGCGTGGTGGTGAAGAGCTCCGGCTCCACGGGCGACCCGGTGCGCGTGGTGCGGGACAGGCGGGACTGCCTGCACATGTGGGCGGTGCTCCGCTTCCTGGTGGCGCGCGCGGGCGCGGTGCTGCCGCCGCGCCCCCGGGTGGTGCTGCTGGACGCGCTGCCGGGCGGGCTGGAGTACTCGGTGCGGCTGCCCATCTTCCATGACGGCGCGCTGCACCGCCTCTCCGTCCTGCGCGGCGACGCGCGCGAGCGCCTGTGCCGCGTGCGCCCCGCGGTCCTCTTCTCCGACCCGGAGGGGCTGCGCTGGCTGGCGGAGCAGCGTGACGTGCCCACGCCCCGGCTGGTGCTCACCTCCGCGCAGCACCTGCCGGCGGGCCTGCGCGCGACGCTGGCGCGCACGGTGCCCGCGCCCGTCCTCAACTACTACGCCACGACGGAGACGGGCCCGCTCGCCTGGGAGTGTCTGCGGGACGATGCGCCCGGCCGCTTCCACGTCTTCGCCCCGGACGTGTGGCTGGAGCCCGGGCGGGACGAGGTGGTGGTGACGCGGCTGCGGCCTGGTGTGCTGCCGCTGCTGCGCTACCTCCCGGGAGACGCGGGCACGGTGCGGCGGGACGCTTGCGCGTGCGGCTTCCACGGCTGGACGCTGGAGGACTTCGGCGGGCGCGGCGCGTGTCACTTCCTCACGCCCGCGGGCCGCTCGGTGGATGCCTGGTCGCTGGCGTGGGTGTTCAAGCACCACGCGCTGCGCGCCTTCCGGCTGACCCAGGTGGAGCGCTCGCGCTTCACGTTGGAGCTGGCCGGCGCGGACGCGGCGGACGTCGGCCCGCTGTGCGAGCGCCTCACCGCGGCGCTCCGCAACCTGGGATGGACGGAGCCCCGGTTGGAGGTACGTCATCTGGAGCCCGCGTCACTCGTCACCGGCACCAAGCCCCAGCCCTTCCGAGCGGCTCCGCTTCCGGGCTGA